The nucleotide sequence GCCGGCGTCGCCGGCTCGAGGAGCGAGGCGCTGGCCTGGTGCGTCCGGCTGGTGGGTGACAACCAGGACGAGTGGCTCGACCGGCTGCGCCAGGCGCTGACCGCGGTCGAAGAAGCCCGGGAGACGGGTCCCGGCACAGGCGCGTAACGAGGACGGATCCCCTCGCCCCAGGGCGACGCCGCGGCCGATAGCACGCCGCGGCGGCGCCCGGGTCCCGCTGCGCTTGCCAAACCCGGTTGGGTCACGGCATGATGGTGGGAGAATGACGTTCTCCCGATCGGCGTACAACAGTCCCTCGGGCCCCCCGGGCCCGGGCGACACCGCCAGCTCAGCCGGCGGCAGCGAGTGGCAGGCCCGCGCCCTGCATCGGTCGCTGGAGCGGGCCCGGACCCGGTCGGTCGAGCGGATGGACCGGCTTGTCGCTGCGGCCCGGGAGCTGGCCAACGAGACGGGTACGGCGGCATTCACGGTCAGCCAGGTCACCGAGCGGGCCGGCCTGTCGCTCAAGAGCTTCTACCGCTGCTTCCCCGGCAAGGACGAGCTGCTCATCGCCCTGCTCGAGGAGGACAGCCGGGTGGGCGCCTCCATGCTGGCCGAAGCCATCGCGCCCCGGCCCGAAGGGGTCGAGCGCCTTCGGGCCTACGTGGACGGCCTGTTCGAGTTCCTGACCCTCCCGGGCGCCCTCGGCTACGCGGGGCTCCTCGTGCGCGAGCATCGGCGCCTGGCCGAGGGACACCCCGCCGAGCTTCGGGCGGCGCTGGCGCCCCTCATCGACATGCTCGCCGCCGAGCTCGCCGCCGCCGGCCTGTCCGAGGCGCTCAGCAGCGACCCGTCGCGCGCAGCCGACACCGTCTTCGGAGTCCTGCTCTCGGGCATCAACGACGTGACCCTGGGCCGGGCGGAGCCCCGGGAGGTCGCGGCCTACCTCTGGCGGTTCTGCTGGGCCGGCGTGCGAGGCAACAGCTGATCGCGCCGGAAGATCGACATCGGCCGGCCCTGAGGCCGGTTCGAGGACACGGAGGAGACGACATGGAGACCGAGCCCATCATGGAGACCGAGCCCGCTCCGTTCTCGGACCCGGTGCTGGCGGTGTTCTCGCAAGAGTCGGCCGATGACCCGCGTGAGGGGTACCAGTGGCTACGCGAGCAGTGTCCGGTCGGTCGCTCGGACATGGATGCGTCCCCGGTCATCTATATCTCCCGCTACGAGGACGTCCTCTGGGCCCTGCGCCACCCCGAGATCTTCTCGTCGGCCATGGACGCCGTGGCGATCGGCCAGGAGCAGCCGCTCATCCCGCTGCAGATCGACCCGCCTGACCACACTGGCTACCGACGGCTCCTCAACCCGGAGTTCACGCCCAAGAAGATGGCGGCCCTCGAGGCCGACGTACGCGTCCTCGTCAACCGGCTCATCGACGGCTTCGTCGATCACGGCAGCTGCAACTTCCACGAGGAGTTCGCCACGCCGCTCCCGTCCACCATCTTCCTGCGCCTCCTGGGGCTGCCCCAGGCGGATCTACCCATGTTCCTGCGATGGCGGGACAACACCGTCCGCCCCGATGTGGCCCGCGACGACTTCGAGGGCGCGGCCCGGATCAGGGAGGCGACGGGCCGGGAGATCAGCGCCTATTTCGAGCGGGCCATCGATGCGTCCCGCCGGGCTCCCGAGGAGGGTCTCCTCGGCCAGTTGGTACGCGCCGGCATGAACGGTCGAGAGCTCACCCGAGAGGAGCTCCTGGGGATCCTCCACCTCCTGCTCCTCGGCGGGCTCGACACGGTCACGGCCACCTTGGACTGCATGATCGCCTATCTCGCCCGCCACCCGGATCGCCGGCGCCAGCTGGTCGAGGACCCCTCGCTGATCGAGCCTGCGGTCGACGAGCTGCTGCGGCGGGAGACCCCGGTCCAGGTCGTGCTGCGCACGGCCACCCAGGACGTCGAGGTGCGGGGTGTCCAGGTGCGGAAGGGCGAGCTCGTGACGCTGGTGCTCGGCGCCGCCAACGGCGACGAGAAGCAGTTCCTGGCCGCTGACGCCTTCGAGCTGGCGGATGGTCACAACCACCACGTCGCCTTCGGCGGCGGGCCCCACCTCTGCCTGGGGGCCCACCTGGCCCGGCTCGAGCTGCGGGTCGCCATCGAGGAGTTCCACCGTCGGGTGCCGGACTACCGAATCGCCGACGGGGCCGAGATCCACTACTCGCCCGGCATCCGCCAGGCCGACCAGCTGCCCTTGGTGTTCGGCGCCCCTCGGGCCGAGCGTGCGGGCGAGGCCGCCGTCACCACCGCCTGAGCGACCCCCGGCGACGGCGACCGCCAGGGCGCCGGCCATCCGGATGGGCCGGCTTGCCAGTCGCACTGCCGCGGGTCTAGAAATCTCGCAGCATCTGCCCGGATCGTGACGCGCCTGACTGGGGAGGCCACGGTGACTCGTTCGCTGTTGTTGTTGCGCAGGGGCGCGCTCACCGGGGCGGCGCTGAGCCTGGTCGGCGGAGCGCTGGGCATGACGGCGCTGGCCGCCGGTGCCCAGGAGTCGAGGTCGCCCCACGCGCCACGGCCGGCCCCCGGGCCGCGCTCGCCAAAGGCGGTCACGGCCTTGACCACCTTCGCGACTGGCCAGCTTCAGGACACCGCGGTCGCGAACACGGCGAGCGGTTCGGGCTGCGGCACCAACGTCGCCGGCGAGCCGGCCATCCACGTGTCGCCCACCAACAACGTCTTCCTGTCGTCCGAGCGGGGCCTCGGCGGCGGCACGGATGTGTGGCGGGGTCTCGGCCAGCCCAGCGGCACGGGCGCCAGCGCCTGCAACCTCGAGTACCGCGGCCAGCCCAACGCCACCCAGGGGATCGGTCTGTCGGGCGGCGACACCGACCTGGCCATCGCCGGCGCGCCCAACAAGAGCGGCGCGTTCAACCTCTACGTCGCCAGCCTCAACCTGGCGTCGGTGGCGGTGGCCACCTCGGCCGACAACGGGGGCACGTTCAGCAACGTCCCGGTCCAGCTCGGCGTGCCGCTCGACGACCGACCGTGGATCGCCGCCTACGGCGCCGACACCTCCCTCCTCAGCTTCCACGACGTCGCGACCAACAACATCGACATCCTGCGGAGTGATTCCGACGGCGCGCCCTACACGCAGATCAGCCAGGCCATTCCCGCCTCGGACTTCAAGGTCTCGAACAACCAACACGGCAACCTGGTGATCGATCACCGCAACACGGCGGGGACAGTTGCCAACTCGGCGGCCAAGAGCCCGTTCTGGGCCTTCCAATCGTTCGTGGCTCCCTCGACGTCGTCGGGCTCCGCCCAGAATGAGGCGTACCTGGCCGTGTCGAACGACGGTGGCTACACGTGGGTCGACCGCCCTGTGTCCTGCAGTACCGGCTCGTCGCAGACCTCGCTTGGCCACAACTTCCCCGACGTCTCGATCGATCCGTCCGGCAACCTGTGGATGGCGTGGTCGAACGACGCCAACGTCGTCACGGCCGTCTCCAGCGACCACGGTGCCACCTGGACGTGCTCCGGTCCGGTCAGCGTCAACACCACCCAGGCCATCTTCCCGTGGCTGGTCGCCACCTCGGGCGGGGTCGACCTGGTGTACTACGCCAGCACGACGGCGCCCGGACCCAATCAGAGCTGGTCGGTGTACTTCGCCCAGAACCCGACAGGCACCGCGGGTGGCTGGGCGGCGCCGCAGCCGGTCGTGACCGTGCACAAAGGCACCGTCTGCGAGGCCGGGGCGACGTGCACATCGGGTCGCCAGCTGTTCGACGACTTCGGTGTGGACACGGACCAGTC is from Acidimicrobiales bacterium and encodes:
- a CDS encoding TetR/AcrR family transcriptional regulator, yielding MTFSRSAYNSPSGPPGPGDTASSAGGSEWQARALHRSLERARTRSVERMDRLVAAARELANETGTAAFTVSQVTERAGLSLKSFYRCFPGKDELLIALLEEDSRVGASMLAEAIAPRPEGVERLRAYVDGLFEFLTLPGALGYAGLLVREHRRLAEGHPAELRAALAPLIDMLAAELAAAGLSEALSSDPSRAADTVFGVLLSGINDVTLGRAEPREVAAYLWRFCWAGVRGNS
- a CDS encoding cytochrome P450; this translates as METEPIMETEPAPFSDPVLAVFSQESADDPREGYQWLREQCPVGRSDMDASPVIYISRYEDVLWALRHPEIFSSAMDAVAIGQEQPLIPLQIDPPDHTGYRRLLNPEFTPKKMAALEADVRVLVNRLIDGFVDHGSCNFHEEFATPLPSTIFLRLLGLPQADLPMFLRWRDNTVRPDVARDDFEGAARIREATGREISAYFERAIDASRRAPEEGLLGQLVRAGMNGRELTREELLGILHLLLLGGLDTVTATLDCMIAYLARHPDRRRQLVEDPSLIEPAVDELLRRETPVQVVLRTATQDVEVRGVQVRKGELVTLVLGAANGDEKQFLAADAFELADGHNHHVAFGGGPHLCLGAHLARLELRVAIEEFHRRVPDYRIADGAEIHYSPGIRQADQLPLVFGAPRAERAGEAAVTTA
- a CDS encoding sialidase family protein codes for the protein MTRSLLLLRRGALTGAALSLVGGALGMTALAAGAQESRSPHAPRPAPGPRSPKAVTALTTFATGQLQDTAVANTASGSGCGTNVAGEPAIHVSPTNNVFLSSERGLGGGTDVWRGLGQPSGTGASACNLEYRGQPNATQGIGLSGGDTDLAIAGAPNKSGAFNLYVASLNLASVAVATSADNGGTFSNVPVQLGVPLDDRPWIAAYGADTSLLSFHDVATNNIDILRSDSDGAPYTQISQAIPASDFKVSNNQHGNLVIDHRNTAGTVANSAAKSPFWAFQSFVAPSTSSGSAQNEAYLAVSNDGGYTWVDRPVSCSTGSSQTSLGHNFPDVSIDPSGNLWMAWSNDANVVTAVSSDHGATWTCSGPVSVNTTQAIFPWLVATSGGVDLVYYASTTAPGPNQSWSVYFAQNPTGTAGGWAAPQPVVTVHKGTVCEAGATCTSGRQLFDDFGVDTDQSGFAHIAYSHDAPDVGGSSTYTGYAVQTGGTAVGPPN